A single region of the Neomonachus schauinslandi chromosome 3, ASM220157v2, whole genome shotgun sequence genome encodes:
- the SKA3 gene encoding spindle and kinetochore-associated protein 3 isoform X2 has translation MDLIRSFHAKLRSLAITLDSETARLQRALDGEESDWEDYPMRILYDLHSEVQTLKDDVSILLDQASLESQESIGFIKATKVLMKKNSVDIMKIREFFQKYGYNPRAKKDSVDEQEIIDSESESTKHENFQMSDVKDNLSDPAVPSTSGSEKSPRSPQLSDFGLERYMISQVPANPPQAVNDHEEEPKNLTPSSKQSLVKVLKTPKCALKMDDFECVTPKLEHFGISDCTACLNEDYTMGLKNMKENKCEEAIEPEPMTSDNFFATPGLQQLTKNGANYTDSPVAPTFCTPGLKIPSTKNSTALGSTDYPLSKTNSSSNDLEMKDCTSLVLNSDKCFESFVDPSSPVISSYENLLRTPTPPEVTTIPEDILQKF, from the exons ATGGATCTGATCCGAAGCTTCCACGCGAAGCTGCGGTCTCTGGCCATCACCCTAGACAGCGAGACGGCTCGGCTGCAGCGAGCGCTGGACGGAGAGGAGAGCG ACTGGGAAGATTACCCAATGAGAATTTTATATGACCTTCATTCAGAAGTCCAGACTCTAAAG gaTGATGTCAGTATTCTTCTTGATCAAGCAAGTTTGGAAAGTCAAGAAAGCATTGGTTTCATAAAGGCAACAAAAgtactgatgaaaaaaaattcagtggatATCATGAAAATAAGAGAGTTTTTCCAGAAGTATGGATATAATCCACGTGCCAAGAAAGATTCAG TGGATGAACAAGAAATCATTGACTCTGAATCAGAGTCCACGAagcatgaaaattttcaaatgtctGATGTGAAGGACAATCTGTCTGATCCTGCTGTTCCGAGCACTTCTGGTTCTGAGAAGTCTCCACGGAGTCCACAACTTTCCGATTTTGGACTTGAGCGGTACATGATATCCCAAGTTCCAGCAAACCCTCCACAGGCAGTAAACGACCATGAAGAAGAGCCAAAAAATTTAACTCCATCTTCTAAACAGTCACTAGTTAAAGTACTAAAAACTCCAAAATGTGCTCTAAAGATGGATGATTTTGAGTGTGTAACTCCTAAATTAGAACACTTCGGTATCTCTGACTGTACTGCATGTTTAAATGAAGATTACACAATGGGACTTAAAAATATGAAGGAGAATAAATG TGAAGAGGCCATAGAACCAGAACCAATGACCAGTGATAATTTCTTTGCCACTCCTGGCCTCCAGCAGTTGACAAAAAATG GTGCCAACTACACGGATTCTCCCGTGGCACCTACATTCTGCACTCCTGGTTTGAAAATTCCTTCTACAAAGAACAGTACAGCTTTG GGGTCCACAGATTATCCATTATCAAAAACAAATAGTTCATCAAATGATTTGGAAATGAAAGactgtacatcattagttttaaattcAGACAAGTGTTTTGAGAGTTTTGTGGATCCCTCTTCTCCTGTAATTTCTTCTTATGAGAATCTGTTGAGAACACCTACACCTCCAGAAGTGACTACCATTCCAGAAGATATTCTCCAG AAATTCTAG
- the SKA3 gene encoding spindle and kinetochore-associated protein 3 isoform X1, whose product MDLIRSFHAKLRSLAITLDSETARLQRALDGEESDWEDYPMRILYDLHSEVQTLKDDVSILLDQASLESQESIGFIKATKVLMKKNSVDIMKIREFFQKYGYNPRAKKDSVDEQEIIDSESESTKHENFQMSDVKDNLSDPAVPSTSGSEKSPRSPQLSDFGLERYMISQVPANPPQAVNDHEEEPKNLTPSSKQSLVKVLKTPKCALKMDDFECVTPKLEHFGISDCTACLNEDYTMGLKNMKENKCEEAIEPEPMTSDNFFATPGLQQLTKNGANYTDSPVAPTFCTPGLKIPSTKNSTALGSTDYPLSKTNSSSNDLEMKDCTSLVLNSDKCFESFVDPSSPVISSYENLLRTPTPPEVTTIPEDILQILSKYNSNLATPVAVKAMPPSKGFLTKYEGPNIRGVGNKENW is encoded by the exons ATGGATCTGATCCGAAGCTTCCACGCGAAGCTGCGGTCTCTGGCCATCACCCTAGACAGCGAGACGGCTCGGCTGCAGCGAGCGCTGGACGGAGAGGAGAGCG ACTGGGAAGATTACCCAATGAGAATTTTATATGACCTTCATTCAGAAGTCCAGACTCTAAAG gaTGATGTCAGTATTCTTCTTGATCAAGCAAGTTTGGAAAGTCAAGAAAGCATTGGTTTCATAAAGGCAACAAAAgtactgatgaaaaaaaattcagtggatATCATGAAAATAAGAGAGTTTTTCCAGAAGTATGGATATAATCCACGTGCCAAGAAAGATTCAG TGGATGAACAAGAAATCATTGACTCTGAATCAGAGTCCACGAagcatgaaaattttcaaatgtctGATGTGAAGGACAATCTGTCTGATCCTGCTGTTCCGAGCACTTCTGGTTCTGAGAAGTCTCCACGGAGTCCACAACTTTCCGATTTTGGACTTGAGCGGTACATGATATCCCAAGTTCCAGCAAACCCTCCACAGGCAGTAAACGACCATGAAGAAGAGCCAAAAAATTTAACTCCATCTTCTAAACAGTCACTAGTTAAAGTACTAAAAACTCCAAAATGTGCTCTAAAGATGGATGATTTTGAGTGTGTAACTCCTAAATTAGAACACTTCGGTATCTCTGACTGTACTGCATGTTTAAATGAAGATTACACAATGGGACTTAAAAATATGAAGGAGAATAAATG TGAAGAGGCCATAGAACCAGAACCAATGACCAGTGATAATTTCTTTGCCACTCCTGGCCTCCAGCAGTTGACAAAAAATG GTGCCAACTACACGGATTCTCCCGTGGCACCTACATTCTGCACTCCTGGTTTGAAAATTCCTTCTACAAAGAACAGTACAGCTTTG GGGTCCACAGATTATCCATTATCAAAAACAAATAGTTCATCAAATGATTTGGAAATGAAAGactgtacatcattagttttaaattcAGACAAGTGTTTTGAGAGTTTTGTGGATCCCTCTTCTCCTGTAATTTCTTCTTATGAGAATCTGTTGAGAACACCTACACCTCCAGAAGTGACTACCATTCCAGAAGATATTCTCCAG attttatcAAAATACAACTCAAACCTAGCAACTCCAGTAGCAGTGAAAGCCATGCCACCCAGCAAAGGGTTCCTCACTAAATACGAAGGACCGAACATCCGAGGTGTTGGCAACAAAGAAAATTGGTGA
- the MRPL57 gene encoding ribosomal protein 63, mitochondrial — MFLTALLRRNRLPGRQWIGKHRRPRTVSFHAKEKMIRRLEVEAENHYWLSMPYLTAEQEYGHAAERRAAAFEAIKAASMSKFPPNRFVVDQLDHLNVSKKWS, encoded by the coding sequence ATGTTCCTGACCGCCCTCCTCCGCCGCAATCGCCTTCCTGGCAGACAGTGGATCGGGAAGCACCGGCGGCCGCGGACCGTGTCTTTCCACGCGAAGGAGAAGATGATCCGTCGCCTGGAGGTAGAGGCGGAGAACCATTACTGGCTGAGCATGCCCTATCTCACCGCGGAGCAGGAGTACGGCCACGCCGCGGAGCGCAGGGCGGCGGCCTTCGAGGCCATCAAGGCGGCCAGCATGTCCAAGTTCCCCCCCAACAGATTTGTGGTAGACCAGCTCGACCACCTCAATGTCTCCAAGAAGTGGTCCTAA